The window TTCAAAATATCCTTTCTCCTCCTTCCGATACCGTAGGTTATACCGGTAAAGGCTATGATGTTTTTTTAAGCATAGACGGAAATATTCAATATATGCTTGAAAAAATTACGGCAAAAACTATGGAAGAAACCCGTGCCGAATCCGCTATGTTTATTGCTGCGGACGCAAAGACGGGAGAAATTCTTGCCTATGTTAATGAGCCTTCGGCTCCGCTTGCGACTTTTACCGAAAGTACGGCAACTGAAAGGTTTGACCGTCCTGCAAATTATGTATATGAGCCCGGCTCGGTTTTTAAGATTTTTCAATGGCGGCTTTTTTAGAATTAGGTTCGACTTATGACGGGGAACGTTTTACATGCGATGCCCGTTTTGAGTTTAATAAAGAAAATGTAAAGCCCATTACTTGTTTAAAAACACACGGTAATGTTACTCCGCGGGATATAATAAGTCTTTCATGTAATGACGGCACCGCTCAAATTGCTGATGTAACGGCTAAAGATGAGTTTTTCGGAAAAATACGCGAATTCGGTTTCGGCTCCAAAACGAATTTGGAGTTGCCCGGTGAAACTCAGGGCTTACTTTCCGAGCCTAAATATTGGTCCGTGCGTACAAAACATACTATAGCTATAGGGCAGGAAATAGGCGTTTCTTCATTGCAAATAGTAAAGGCTGCAACGGCTTTTACAAACGGAGGTTCCACCTTACAACTTTCCCTTATTTCCAAGATTACGGATAAAGAAGGAAATGCGGTTTATCTTCATAAACCTAAATATTTAAATAAGGTTATTTCGGAAAAAAATGCAAAACTTATTTTAAGTTATATGCAGACCGGCTCAATTGAAGGTATAGCATGGCGGGCATCGATTAACGGTGTTCCGATTGCGGTAAAAACCGGTACCGCCCAAATGGCAAATGAAAAAGGCGGAGGTTACAGTAAAACGGATTTTATTTCAAGCTGTATAGGTATATTTCCTGCCGATGACCCTAAAATAATTTTGTACGCCGTTATCGTAAAACCGGTAGGTCAAATTTACGGCTCTATTCTTGCCGCCCCTGCAATTTCTCAAGCTTCAAACGACATAATAGATTATTTGGGACTTGCACGCGAAAATGCTCCTACGGTAGAACATACGGGCCATGTTCCTATAAGCGAGACAAAACCTATAGTTTTAAAAGATTATATGCCCGATTTGATAGGAGTGCCGAAAAAGTTATTGTTGGATTTGGTTTTACAAACTCGGTATAACGTAAAAATAAACGGAGACGGTTATGTGGTTTCCCAAGACCCTCCCGCAGGAACTCCGCTTAAAAAAGGAATGAAAATAGAGCTTAACTTAAAATAAAAAATTTGCTATAATGTGCTTAAGTATTAAAACATGTAAGCCGAAAAGTATAAGGCATTTCCAAGCGGTAAAGACCGCTTATTTTACGGCGGATACAATCCGCTTTTAAAACTTTTTCAAGGAATAAACGTTTTCTTATAAAGGTTTTTATGGAGGATTTTTTATGAAATGTAAGTATTGCAATAAGGATGTAAAACCTGTAGGCAACAATTTGGAAACGGTAAACGGCGTGTATTGTGAAGCAAACACCACTCACAAACATGCTTTATTATCTGACGGTGTTCATTGTGTTTTTTGCGGACGTGAAACGAAAAAACTGGGAGACAGAATTGTTACTTCTTACGGAGTGCGCTGTCCGGCTTCTCCGTCCGGAAAACACGTTTTATAATTTTCCGCTGTAGAGATTACCCGCTTTGAAATTTTTATCGGCCGACTCGCATTTAAAAAAAAATCTTTTTGAAAACGCTTTTTTATTTTCAAAAAGATTTCCCGCGTTGGCAGATACTATGCATCTTAATTCCGAAAGCGGTATTGAAAACATAATTTCTCTTATTCCTGAAAATTATTCTTTACAAGAATCCAAACTTACTGTTCAAAACGGTCCCGTTTATACTGCATGTGTAAGCGGGAAATTTATTCACTCCAAATATAATCCCCTGCGGGAAGCCGAACAATCATTAGTTTCGGAGTTTTTTAAACATAAAGAAACGGAAACGTCTTGTGTTTTTTACGGATTGGGTTTAGGCTATCTTCCTGAAATTTATGCCGAACGAAGAAAGAATGCGGAGCTTGTTGTTATTGAACCGGATATATTTTTATTTTTGCTTTTTTTAGCGAGCCGACCTCTTACTTCTTTTTTTAATCATAAAAAACTTATTTTGATTATAGGTGCATATCCCAACGAAGTTGTAAATTTTTTTGAAAATTATTCAAACTCCCTCACTCCGGTTTTTATGCAATCTTCCGTTATGGAAGTAAATTCTTCATGGTTTTCGGAATTGGAAATTTTACAAAAACGTAATAAACAAAAAAATGAACTGAATAAAAATACGCTGAAAAAATTCGGAAAACTTTGGGCAAAAAATTTTTTTAAAAATTTACCGCAGCTTGAAAAATGTATAAACGTCTCGGAATTCAAAAACCGTTTTACGGATTGTTCGGCTTTAATTATTGCTGCTGGTCCCGGGTTAAACCGTATACTTGAGCTTATAAAAAAAAATGAAGATAAATTGCTCGTTATCGCCGCCGATACCGCCGTACGCGCATGTTTAAAGGCGGGTATTACTCCGGATTTTATTTTGCTCATGGACGGGCAATATTGGAACTATCTTCATCTTGCGGATATTGATATAAGTTCATCGATTTTGGTTACCGAACTTGCAGTTTATCCTGCGGTTTTTAGACTTAAAGTAAGGGCAACCGTTTTGGCAAGTTCGGTTTTCCCGCTTGCACAGCATATTGAAAAAGAAATAGGAAATATGGGAAAGATAATTACGGGAGGCTCCGTAGCTACGGCTTGTTGGGATTTTGCAAGAAATCTAGGCGTTAAAGAAATTATTTGTGCCGGACTGGACTTATCTTTTCCGGAATTTCAAACTCATTTTAAAGGAAGCCGTTTTGAAGAAGACAGCAATAAAAATTCCTTTAAATTAAAAACCGCAGAAGCGGCATCTCATTTTGCCGTTTATTCGGCAAAACCCGAATTAAATGAAGGTTATAACGGAAAAATTTTAACCGATATAAGAATGAAAATGTATGCATGGTGGTTTGAAAGTAAAATTGCGGAATTCCCTGAAATTAAAACCTTTAATCTTGCTCCTAAAGGTTTAAAAATTCCTAATATGCCCGCTATTTCAGAAAAAGAATTTTCCGAAAAAATTAAAACTTATCTTTGTTCTTTAAATTTAAAACAAAAAAGAATAGATAAGATTATACAAAGTGCAAGCTCCTTTGATGTTAAAGGTAAATTAAAAAATATTTTACGGAATTTACAAAATGAATTACTTGAAGTTGAGCATACGGTTTCCTGCGCTTCGTCACTTTATGCATTATGTACAAACGATTTGGAAAATAAAAAACACAATAATAATTCTAAAAATACGGATTCATATTTAAAAGAATTAAATTTGCTTAACGAAAAATTAAAAAATAACAAACTTAATAAGGTAATAGGTTTCGACCTTTTATTAAATGAAGGCGGTCAAAATGAAGTTTATTCGTATATTTTAGAAAGCATTAAAAATTTACAAAAAAGTTTAAAAGCGTTTTTCTAAAATAAAAAGATATTCCGATACGTGAATATCTCTTTGTCGTAAATTTCTGCTTCCTCTGAATGTGTTATACTCGATAGAAACCGTTTTTGTGTTACCGTATTTTTTAAGCATTAAAAGCATATCGTCGAAATCTATAAAACCTTCCGAATTGTATGAAATAATCAAATACTTTGAATCTATAGAAGAGACCGTTTTTTCCATAGCTTCCAAAGCGGTTTTCTTTTTATTAAAAACGGAACGGTTCCAATCTTCGGTTATACCGCTTACCTTACTGATAGGGGTATCCAATTTGTTTTTTAAAATTAAATTGAGCATAAAATAATTGGAACCGTAAGGATGCTGGTTATAAGGCGGGTCCAAATATGTAATGTCAATGTTCTTTAATTTTGGCGCCAATATAACGGTATCTTCGGTAAAAATTTCCGTTTCGGATTCAAAATTGCTGAACACCGGCTCTTTTAATTCTATTTTTCCCAAGATACGTGTAAGGGCATTTTTTCCCATTCCGCCGAAACAGCCTATTCCGGTTTTTTTGTCTTTATAAAAACCTTTAAAAACACCGCTTGTATTTACGTGTATTGACGCTTCGGTTATAAGAGGTGCTAAAAAAAATTTTTTTAAATTTTCTTCTGTAATGATTTCATCAATTAAATAACGGTAGGTATCCAATAAAAGAGCATTTTCTCTTGTATAAAACACCCTATCTTTTTCGGTAATTTTATCCGTTTGAGGTGCATAATTATTAGCTATAATTCCGGCAATCTTTTTTTCGCCGCATTTTTTTTCTATCAGTTTACGG is drawn from Treponema pedis and contains these coding sequences:
- a CDS encoding motility associated factor glycosyltransferase family protein, which gives rise to MADTMHLNSESGIENIISLIPENYSLQESKLTVQNGPVYTACVSGKFIHSKYNPLREAEQSLVSEFFKHKETETSCVFYGLGLGYLPEIYAERRKNAELVVIEPDIFLFLLFLASRPLTSFFNHKKLILIIGAYPNEVVNFFENYSNSLTPVFMQSSVMEVNSSWFSELEILQKRNKQKNELNKNTLKKFGKLWAKNFFKNLPQLEKCINVSEFKNRFTDCSALIIAAGPGLNRILELIKKNEDKLLVIAADTAVRACLKAGITPDFILLMDGQYWNYLHLADIDISSSILVTELAVYPAVFRLKVRATVLASSVFPLAQHIEKEIGNMGKIITGGSVATACWDFARNLGVKEIICAGLDLSFPEFQTHFKGSRFEEDSNKNSFKLKTAEAASHFAVYSAKPELNEGYNGKILTDIRMKMYAWWFESKIAEFPEIKTFNLAPKGLKIPNMPAISEKEFSEKIKTYLCSLNLKQKRIDKIIQSASSFDVKGKLKNILRNLQNELLEVEHTVSCASSLYALCTNDLENKKHNNNSKNTDSYLKELNLLNEKLKNNKLNKVIGFDLLLNEGGQNEVYSYILESIKNLQKSLKAFF
- a CDS encoding DNA adenine methylase — protein: MILENKQFLTEQIITYLGNKRRLLNHIEPEVEKIKALLNKKKIICADIFSGSGITARMLKKHSKKLIVNDLENYSAVLNACYLTNKKDYPAGLCTEYRKLIEKKCGEKKIAGIIANNYAPQTDKITEKDRVFYTRENALLLDTYRYLIDEIITEENLKKFFLAPLITEASIHVNTSGVFKGFYKDKKTGIGCFGGMGKNALTRILGKIELKEPVFSNFESETEIFTEDTVILAPKLKNIDITYLDPPYNQHPYGSNYFMLNLILKNKLDTPISKVSGITEDWNRSVFNKKKTALEAMEKTVSSIDSKYLIISYNSEGFIDFDDMLLMLKKYGNTKTVSIEYNTFRGSRNLRQRDIHVSEYLFILEKRF